The Microplitis mediator isolate UGA2020A chromosome 8, iyMicMedi2.1, whole genome shotgun sequence genome has a window encoding:
- the LOC130673860 gene encoding tigger transposable element-derived protein 6-like: protein MGVKRKYTELNINKKKMIVDLLEQKVSQRNVAIQFDVSKTTVVNIGRNKDVILKMWNDNCNADRKRKLRKTEFEGVNLGVLKFFELCRSKDVPVSGVMLKKKSLEIAEKLGISEFRGSNGWLESFLKRNNLSYKALCGDAASADLEEAEDWKNTKLQELIAGYDQKNIFNADELALFYRQIPKKSFVKKGDRCKGGKMAKERLSVLLCCSLTGEKFKPLVIGSAARPRVFKKEGVRPDNLPVFWRFNKKSWMTQVIFDDWLLELNNYMKNHNTTKTLSNVTVQFLPPNLTSEIQPLDQGIIKAVKDRYRSRLLEYIVSKAENCQSKEEFHKSVTVLHAIRWLYGAWMDISQQTIEKCFHRAGFVSSGLANDIEDQEIILTDPAGELPDDLVAELATEKEIEEADKFLPVHEELPDDIDRALNNYLFNRDDNDEGTESEKETDDEEGKEAEENNLGVDDTFYYLIRNVLDNLVLQCV from the exons ATGGGTGTTAAAAGAAAGTATACTGagttgaatattaataaaaaaaaaatgattgtagACTTGTTGGAGCAAAAAGTGAGCCAACGCAATGTGGCGATCCAATTTGATGTATCGAAAACCACTGTAGTTAACATCGGTCGTAATAAagatgttattttaaaaatgtggaATGACAATTGTAACGCAGACAGGAAAAGAAAACTCCGGAAAACGGAGTTCGAAGGCGTCAATCTAGGCgtactgaaattttttgaattatgtcGGTCCAAAGATGTTCCTGTTTCCGGAGTaatgttgaagaaaaaatctcTAGAAATAGCTGAAAAGTTAGGAATTAGTGAATTTCGAGGTAGTAATGGATGGTTAGAATCGTTTTTGAAGCGAAATAATTTAAGCTATAAAGCTTTATGTGGTGACGCAGCTTCGGCTGATTTAGAAGAAGCTGAGGATTGGAAAAATACCAAATTGCAAGAGTTAATTGCTGGAtatgatcaaaaaaatatatttaatgctGACGAACTGGCATTATTTTACCGCcaaataccaaaaaaaagttttgtgaAGAAAGGTGACAGGTGTAAAGGTGGAAAAATGGCCAAAGAACGCCTAAGCGTACTTCTGTGTTGCAGTTTAACAggtgaaaaatttaaacctTTAGTTATAGGATCAGCAGCCAGGCCtcgtgtttttaaaaaagaaggAGTACGTCCAGATAATCTACCCGTATTTTGgcgatttaataaaaaatcatggaTGACCCAAGTGATATTTGACGATTGGCTACttgaattgaataattatatgaaaaa TCACAACACAACTAAGACTCTAAGCAACGTAACAGTTCAGTTTCTTCCACCAAACTTGACGTCCGAAATTCAGCCTCTAGATCAAGGCATTATAAAAGCAGTTAAAGATCGATATAGATCAAGACTTTTGGAGTATATCGTGTCTAAAGCTGAAAACTGTCAAAGTAAAGAAGAATTTCATAAATCTGTCACGGTTTTACATGCTATAAGATGGTTGTATGGTGCGTGGATGGACATAAGTCAACAAACAATTGAGAAGTGTTTTCACCGAGCTGGATTTGTAAGCAGTGGGTTGGCTAATGACATAGAAGATCAGGAAATTATTTTGACTGACCCTGCAGGTGAATTACCAGATGACTTGGTAGCTGAATTAGCTACTGAAAAAGAAATAGAAGAAGCTGATAAATTCTTGCCTGTGCACGAAGAATTACCGGATGACATTGATAgggcattaaataattatttatttaacagagACGACAATGACGAAGGAACAGAGAGTGAAAAAGAAACAGACGATGAAGAAGGAAAAGAAGCAGAGGAAAATAACTTGGGTGTTGACgacactttttattatttaattcgcAATGTACTAGATAACCTTGTATTACAATGTGTCTGA
- the LOC130673861 gene encoding uncharacterized protein LOC130673861, with amino-acid sequence MIPLIYILLPDKNEQTYINVLTLLKNRMPNLNPRCIMIDFEKAFINAFKLVFPQSEVRGCLFHYNQVVWRKLQSLGMQGSYNSDVRFALNIRMLLALAFVPIHDVGNAFSKLVESQFFVDNEVELRRLLDYFERSWVGVLSRSGKKRLKPQYEISLWNCYNAVINDELRTNNAIEGWHNSFNNKVRVIHASICRFLKAIVNEQSITESLITQANTGLGIASKRRRQYSNINARLKNIVSSYDPNKQVQYLHDIAAILTL; translated from the coding sequence ATGATACCattaatatacatattattaCCGGACAAAAATGAGCAAACTTATATTAATGTTTTGACGTTGCTGAAAAATCGTATGCCTAATTTAAACCCCAGATGCATTATGATAGATTTTGAGAAAGCCTTTATAAACGCGTTCAAATTAGTTTTTCCTCAGTCCGAAGTGAGAGGTTGTCTATTTCATTATAATCAAGTCGTTTGGAGAAAATTACAGTCCTTAGGGATGCAGGGTTCGTATAATTCAGACGTACGTTTTGCTTTGAATATAAGAATGTTATTGGCTCTAGCATTCGTACCTATTCATGATGTTGGTAATGCATTCAGTAAACTTGTTGAAAGTCAATTTTTCGTTGATAATGAAGTTGAGCTTCGCCGCTTACTCGATTACTTCGAACGTAGTTGGGTGGGAGTTTTATCACGAAGTGGTAAGAAACGTTTGAAGCCTCAATATGAAATAAGCCTATGGAATTGTTACAATGCAGTAATTAATGATGAATTACGTACTAACAATGCTATTGAAGGATGGCATAATTCCTTCAATAACAAAGTACGTGTTATTCATGCAAGTATATGCCGATTTTTGAAAGCCATCGTAAATGAGCAAAGTATTACTGAAAGTTTGATCACGCAAGCTAATACTGGGCTTGGAATTGCATCAAAGCGTAGAAGACAGTACTCTAATATTAATGCtcgattgaaaaatattgtgtctTCATATGACCCTAATAAGCAAGTTCAATACTTACACGATATAGCTGCTATTCTTACGTTGTAG